Proteins co-encoded in one Vicinamibacterales bacterium genomic window:
- a CDS encoding RNA polymerase sigma factor yields the protein MSSLYDRYLLFRLKSKQDPEAFTRLYDRYVEAIYRFSILKLPSVEDAQDITAETFTRAWQYIHDHREITNIRALLYRIARNLIADKYRNQDTHTISLEIVTEDGAGASSYMKVETEPRLMEARADLALVVKRLERLKEDYRDVLTLRLIDGLPFGVIGQILEKKSGHVRVIYHRAMKALKEGEE from the coding sequence ATGTCCAGTCTCTACGATCGATACCTCCTATTTCGACTCAAGTCGAAACAGGACCCAGAAGCCTTTACGCGCCTGTATGACAGGTACGTTGAAGCTATCTATCGTTTTTCCATCTTGAAACTTCCCAGCGTCGAAGATGCCCAAGATATCACGGCTGAAACCTTTACCCGCGCTTGGCAATACATCCACGACCATCGTGAAATCACCAATATCCGCGCCTTGCTTTACCGCATCGCCCGCAACCTGATCGCCGATAAATACCGCAATCAAGATACGCATACCATATCGCTTGAGATTGTAACGGAAGACGGGGCTGGAGCGTCTTCTTACATGAAGGTGGAAACAGAGCCTCGTCTCATGGAAGCCAGGGCCGACCTGGCGCTCGTAGTCAAAAGGCTGGAGAGACTCAAGGAAGACTATCGCGACGTGTTGACCCTGCGTTTGATCGATGGCTTGCCCTTTGGGGTCATCGGCCAGATCCTGGAGAAAAAGTCAGGGCATGTCAGAGTCATCTACCACCGAGCCATGAAGGCGTTGAAGGAAGGGGAAGAGTGA